In one window of Hyla sarda isolate aHylSar1 chromosome 1, aHylSar1.hap1, whole genome shotgun sequence DNA:
- the GPRIN3 gene encoding G protein-regulated inducer of neurite outgrowth 3 translates to MGTVPDPSGSDKSSPSLTEEECLAREISQEDALELKRATSSNGNVAQITGTCSSDLNCKLSTESPGIENICEHEDQQTNETLSSFRTCTQSDTQPPLDLTSKEAQAIHETSQHAASSNNTIQSQTTTVSSVVTDMTLPIEEPPTEESGLPKGVTLVQIATETQVESRRSSTHISEMTQNMDNKSLGSDKNGHIPSPSEETLTENTQTETSLNSDPVQDVANIEDNNIEPLVMQCSQISRTEEEVNTNGDHDTVELQLVCKFKEMGTMTSQLESWAKQDAEVQAVANVENKSVSTSPSIFSAFLKSSSPVLKDRQEQVCIFYQGNTGNPQIDRANFALHSQLSQNHLTPKVCFQPPDAMGPQPLQLHTKSPPDMIRSPFQRPELTRNSQVLYRSELDGQGLCLRENHPMPQMQMANASPILMNVKPVYQINIDNSNQPKACQMAKDKFSEQSQFRAAHELGSKARLHHLSGIENIQLHNIRQDNEQTDTLSIPGEGSSDRKPFHFKITNEQGSTQAIITTDIKKPKKEERPTPLHVEVEVNSSIGATGGQVEEILEVLVRKDQDEGEHAKRSSSLSLQTRPATDFNQSSVQLTPRQRKAREEKKEPILVTLPTSEPPKSHGKKSSPSSSGESKSQAKQPAKSVKDVVWDEQGMTWEVYGASMDPEALGIAIQNHLQRQIREHEKMIRAQLKQNRKSICSDSSGKKHKRRQHRVFQSILKNFRRPNCCSHPPPSAVIE, encoded by the coding sequence ATGGGGACTGTACCGGATCCTTCAGGATCTGACAAGTCATCACCCTCGTTGACAGAGGAGGAATGCCTTGCTAGAGAAATATCCCAGGAGGATGCTCTTGAGCTTAAACGGGCAACATCAAGCAATGGGAATGTTGCACAAATAACAGGTACATGTTCTTCAGATCTGAATTGCAAACTATCGACAGAAAGTCCTGGTATTGAAAATATATGTGAGCATGAAGACCAGCAAACCAATGAAACATTGTCATCGTTCAGGACTTGTACACAATCAGATACCCAACCTCCCTTAGATTTAACAAGCAAAGAGGCACAAGCCATCCATGAAACTAGTCAACATGCTGCCAGTTCTAACAATACAATACAGTCACAAACAACTACTGTATCATCTGTTGTTACAGACATGACATTGCCAATTGAGGAACCACCAACAGAAGAGAGTGGCTTGCCAAAAGGTGTAACTTTGGTACAAATAGCAACAGAAACTCAAGTAGAGAGCAGAAGATCAAGCACACATATATCTGAAATGACCCAAAATATGGATAATAAATCATTAGGCAGTGACAAAAATGGGCACATTCCTTCTCCTAGTGAAGAAACATTAACTGAGAATACACAGACAGAAACAAGTCTCAACTCAGATCCAGTACAAGATGTAGCAAACATAGAAGATAATAACATTGAACCTCTTGTAATGCAATGTTCACAGATTAGCCGGACTGAGGAAGAGGTGAATACAAATGGGGATCATGATACCGTGGAATTACAGTTGGTTTGCAAGTTTAAGGAAatgggtacaatgacatcacagctcGAGAGCTGGGCTAAACAAGACGCTGAAGTACAAGCTGTAGCAAATGTAGAAAATAAATCGGTGTCCACCAGCCCAAGTATATTTTCTGCATTTCTGAAATCTAGCTCACCAGTTCTTAAAGACAGGCAAGAACAAGTATGTATATTCTatcagggtaatacagggaatcctCAGATTGACCGAGCTAATTTTGCATTGCATTCTCAACTGTCCCAAAACCATTTAACTCCAAAAGTATGTTTTCAGCCTCCTGATGCAATGGGTCCTCAGCCTCTCCAGTTGCACACAAAAAGTCCCCCAGATATGATACGATCCCCCTTTCAGAGACCAGAACTAACAAGAAATTCGCAGGTTTTATATAGAAGTGAATTAGACGGACAGGGATTATGTCTTAGAGAAAACCACCCAATGCCACAGATGCAAATGGCTAATGCCTCCCCAATTTTAATGAATGTAAAACCTGTTTACCAAATCAACATAGACAATAGTAATCAACCGAAAGCTTGCCAGATGGCAAAGGACAAGTTCAGTGAGCAGTCCCAGTTCAGGGCAGCTCATGAACTGGGCAGCAAAGCTAGGCTCCATCATTTAAGTGGAATAGAAAACATTCAGTTACATAACATTCGCCAAGACAATGAGCAGACAGACACTCTTAGCATCCCAGGTGAAGGTAGTTCTGATAGGAAACCTTTTCATTTTAAGATTACCAATGAGCAGGGTTCCACCCAGGCTATCATCACCACAGATATAAAAAAGCCAAAGAAGGAAGAAAGACCAACTCCACTTCATGTTGAAGTTGAAGTCAACAGCAGTATTGGAGCTACTGGAGGTCAAGTAGAGGAAATACTTGAAGTTTTGGTTAGGAAGGATCAAGATGAAGGAGAACATGCCAAAAGGTCGAGCAGTCTAAGTCTGCAAACCAGACCAGCAACAGACTTCAATCAAAGTTCAGTACAACTCACACCCCGACAAAGAAAAGCTAGGGAAGAGAAAAAGGAACCAATTCTGGTCACCTTACCTACCTCTGAACCTCCCAAGTCACATGGAAAAAAGTCAAGTCCAAGTTCAAGTGGAGAGTCTAAAAGCCAGGCAAAGCAGCCAGCTAAGAGTGTAAAAGATGTGGTATGGGATGAACAGGGCATGACATGGGAAGTTTATGGAGCTTCTATGGACCCAGAGGCCTTAGGGATTGCTATACAGAACCACTTGCAAAGACAAATCAGAGAACATGAGAAGATGATTAGGGCTCAATTAAAACAAAACCGTAAATCAATCTGTTCCGATTCTTCAGGGAAAAAGCACAAAAGAAGACAGCACAGGGTATTTCAATCAATACTGAAGAATTTTAGACGGCCCAATTGCTGTAGTCATCCTCCTCCTTCTGCTGTCATAGAGTAA